From the Deltaproteobacteria bacterium genome, the window TCACGAAAACATGAACATGTGAAAGCGCGAACGGGTCATCGGGCTGCGTGCCTTTCAGGTTTCGTGTTTTCGTGATTGTTTTTTTAATTATGCGATGAATTCAGAAACAGGCAATCAACAGATCATGGTCCTGGGGGTGGGCTGCATCCTGTACACGGACGAAGGGTTCGGCGTGCGCGTCATCGAACGCATCGAAGAGCGGTACACCTTTCCCGAAAACGTGTCCGTCGTGGACGGTGGCGTGCTGGGAACCAACCTTCTGGGCGTCATCAGCCTGGCAGACCACCTGATCGTGGTGGACGCCATCCGCAACAAGGGCAATCCCGGTGACCTGTACCGCCTCTACGGCGACCAGATTCCCAAGCGCATCAGGGCCAAGAATTCGATTCACCAGGTCGATTTTCTGGAGGCGCTGACCCTTTGCTCGGCCCTGGACAAGGTGCCGGACACGGTGATCGTCGGGGTGGAGCCCGAGGATATCGACACGTGCAGCATCGACATGTCCCCGGTAATTCAGGAGCGGATCGACCCGGTCATCCAGATGGTGCTCGAGGAGTTGGACCGGTTGGGCGTTACGTATAGCAAAAGGAAAAATCAGCGACCTCCGGCAGCTTGTGAAGGGAGTTAACATGTGCCTGGCGATACCGTCGAAAATTGTCAAG encodes:
- a CDS encoding HyaD/HybD family hydrogenase maturation endopeptidase; the encoded protein is MNSETGNQQIMVLGVGCILYTDEGFGVRVIERIEERYTFPENVSVVDGGVLGTNLLGVISLADHLIVVDAIRNKGNPGDLYRLYGDQIPKRIRAKNSIHQVDFLEALTLCSALDKVPDTVIVGVEPEDIDTCSIDMSPVIQERIDPVIQMVLEELDRLGVTYSKRKNQRPPAACEGS